A region from the Gemmatimonadota bacterium genome encodes:
- a CDS encoding nucleotide sugar dehydrogenase, protein MNKGNAPTSGTMGVLGLGYVGLPLAVEAASAGVRVLGFDVNPRVVETINSGRTHIQDLTDADVARVREQGLLEATTDMGRLAECEAISICVPTPLSKTRDPDVSYIISATEAVAKALRRGQLVVLESTTYPGTTREVLLPALEQNGMKVGEDFFLCFSPERVDPGNPVWKTKNTPKVIGGMTPACAERGAAFYSRFIDSMVPVSSAESAELTKLLENTFRAVNIGLVNEIALIADKLGVDVWEVIDAAATKPFGFMKFTPGPGLGGHCIPIDPLYLSWKMRSLNYTARFIELASQINSDMPLFVVAKIREALNAHKKAVNGSKVLVLGVAYKKDIDDVRESPALDVIRLLEKEGAHVSYHDPYVPEVREDGEQHTSVPLTDAVLTDADAVVILTDHSDFDYERIVRLAQTLIDTRNATAKVAAASGQPQRWIVKA, encoded by the coding sequence CTTCGACGTCAACCCCCGTGTGGTCGAGACCATCAACAGCGGTCGCACCCACATCCAGGACCTGACCGACGCCGACGTGGCCCGGGTGCGTGAGCAGGGTCTACTGGAGGCCACCACCGACATGGGCCGCCTCGCCGAATGCGAGGCCATCTCGATCTGCGTGCCCACTCCGCTGTCGAAGACGCGCGACCCCGACGTCTCCTACATCATCTCGGCCACGGAGGCGGTGGCCAAGGCCCTGCGCAGGGGGCAGCTGGTGGTGCTCGAGTCGACCACCTATCCCGGTACCACGCGCGAGGTGCTGCTTCCTGCGCTCGAGCAGAACGGCATGAAGGTGGGCGAGGACTTCTTCCTTTGCTTCTCGCCCGAGCGCGTCGATCCCGGCAACCCGGTGTGGAAGACCAAGAACACCCCCAAGGTGATCGGGGGGATGACGCCGGCGTGCGCGGAGCGGGGCGCGGCCTTCTACAGCCGGTTCATCGACTCCATGGTCCCGGTCTCCTCGGCGGAGTCCGCCGAGCTGACCAAGCTGCTCGAGAACACGTTTCGCGCGGTCAATATCGGGCTGGTCAACGAGATCGCGCTCATTGCCGACAAGCTGGGCGTGGACGTCTGGGAGGTCATCGACGCTGCCGCGACCAAGCCGTTCGGGTTCATGAAGTTCACGCCGGGCCCCGGGCTGGGTGGACACTGCATCCCCATCGACCCGCTCTACCTGTCGTGGAAGATGCGGTCGCTGAACTACACGGCGCGTTTCATCGAGCTGGCGTCCCAGATCAACTCGGATATGCCCCTCTTCGTGGTGGCAAAGATTCGGGAGGCCCTGAACGCCCACAAGAAGGCCGTGAACGGATCGAAGGTCCTGGTGCTGGGAGTGGCGTACAAGAAGGACATTGACGACGTCCGTGAGTCGCCGGCTCTCGACGTGATCCGACTCCTGGAGAAGGAGGGTGCGCACGTCAGCTACCACGACCCCTACGTGCCTGAAGTTCGTGAGGACGGGGAGCAGCACACGTCCGTCCCGCTCACCGACGCGGTGCTGACGGACGCAGACGCCGTCGTGATCCTGACGGATCACTCGGACTTCGACTACGAGCGCATCGTACGCTTGGCGCAGACGTTGATCGACACGCGCAACGCCACGGCCAAGGTGGCCGCGGCGTCCGGTCAGCCCCAGCGCTGGATCGTCAAGGCGTAG